GGAGGATTAAATCTTGTGCTAGGGAGTTGCTAGTGCCTTGACGACCTAATAGTTTGCCCACCAGACGCACGCTGACGCTATCAATAGGTAAGGCAGAAGGGTCGGCTAATAGGTTGGGCAGGTAGTCATCAGTTTGCACAGTAGCGGATTTGATGTCAGGGAAAAAAGAATTAATCCGCATTACTGTACCGATGCTAAAGCCAATTAGAAGGCAGCCTGTAATGAAAGACCAATCTTCATATATCCACTTTAGATTTAAAAACTTGAGTACGAATGCTAGTTGCCAGGTTAGCCAGACCAAAGCTGCAAACAGAAACCCTAAAGGAATTCCCAACCAGGGAGCGATTTGTAATAAGAAAGACTGACGGTTAACCTGTGATGGTTCGCTAGCAAAATGCAGTTCGGTGTCCAGATGCCAGTGACGGGCTATTTTGCAGAGGTGTTCGATGCGATCGCCCATCAAAGAATGACTATTATTAATAGTAAACCATTGGCGATAGGGATTAGCGGTATCCCACTTCAAAAATGATTCAAAAGATAAATTGCTGGCAATAGTGCCCAAAGAAAGGCTCTGTTGGTGGCCGACTGGTGTTAAGAGATTTAAGCTTTCTAATTGCCAACTGGTCTGTTCTTCTTTTTGGATATCAGCTGCAATACCAATGGAAATTTTGAGTAAAGCGCGAATCAGGGCATTGGGATTACCAGTAATTTCAGATGCGACGCGATCGCTATAATAAAGCCGCAACCGCGACAACCACAATCCAGTCCCAGTCAGTAAACCCCAAACTCCATAAACGAGACTAGCCACAATTGTCACCGGCCAGCGCCAGATTTCCCTCGATATTTTGTCTCCCAACTCTGATATTTGCTGATAAAGCTTATGGATGGGTAGTGTCACCAGCAGCAACAAAGACATCACAGAAAAATCCCAGTGAGCAATGTGCCCTAGCTGCGTGGCGTAAATAATTGCGATTTCATCATCTGCTAGTTGCTCTAATAGCCCTTGACTTACAACAATCCTGGCATTACGTGGTAAACTACCGTAAGTTAGAATAATTGGTGCAGCCATTGGTAAAATCCGCAGTTTGGGTAAGGGCCAGTGACGCTGTTGACAACAACGTTGTAGCACCCGCACAGCTTCGCGGCTATGGGCATTCAATACATCTTTGGGAAATTCTCGCTGACCATATAAGTTCGCCAGTAGCAGATCCAGTAACCAAGGTGATATTCCAATCAAAATCACCAATACTATTAGCAACAATTTAGTAGGGTTGCTGTATAAAAGCTGCAACGGCTCCAGATAAGGTAGTTTGACTAAAGTCAGGTTGATGAATCCCATTGCAAACTTTAGGATTTCTCGCATCACCCAAAATAGGGCAATGAATGTTCCTGCTGTCAGCAGCCGTAAAGGAATTAAT
The Nostoc punctiforme PCC 73102 genome window above contains:
- a CDS encoding M48 family metalloprotease yields the protein MPSHAKPSLEAGLIALKQGNYQTAIAQLEPIASSQNNGTASLQAQVGLVMAYARTGEVPKAIAISQNLIESNNPQVQEWATRALEHLTKRKKRDRESKNVETGFVAFDNSTPDPPPDSPPVTPPENPTLEEKPEEQVIETKTDTPPMVPLPRLKATVATPLPPPTAPLNGFMGSVTRTQAKLFGVIYWRQAQRAKAWQPLRKPKLIPLRLLTAGTFIALFWVMREILKFAMGFINLTLVKLPYLEPLQLLYSNPTKLLLIVLVILIGISPWLLDLLLANLYGQREFPKDVLNAHSREAVRVLQRCCQQRHWPLPKLRILPMAAPIILTYGSLPRNARIVVSQGLLEQLADDEIAIIYATQLGHIAHWDFSVMSLLLLVTLPIHKLYQQISELGDKISREIWRWPVTIVASLVYGVWGLLTGTGLWLSRLRLYYSDRVASEITGNPNALIRALLKISIGIAADIQKEEQTSWQLESLNLLTPVGHQQSLSLGTIASNLSFESFLKWDTANPYRQWFTINNSHSLMGDRIEHLCKIARHWHLDTELHFASEPSQVNRQSFLLQIAPWLGIPLGFLFAALVWLTWQLAFVLKFLNLKWIYEDWSFITGCLLIGFSIGTVMRINSFFPDIKSATVQTDDYLPNLLADPSALPIDSVSVRLVGKLLGRQGTSNSLAQDLILQSSTGLVKLHHISWLGQSVNHQDLIGRQIIVTGWFRRGATPWIDVHTLETQSGKTIHSPHPIWSTFLAVAAQAWGAYVFLTG